Proteins encoded together in one Dehalococcoidia bacterium window:
- a CDS encoding 2-oxoacid:acceptor oxidoreductase subunit alpha, producing MEKNEIIIRLAGEGGEGVISTGDIFTQGAARTGYHVFTFRTYPAEIKGGHAWYQVRVGAYPVLSMGDGVDVMVAFNAEGYYNHKHLINKGGVLIYDPDTVTPEESSSVIAYGIPFNTIARKELDFFRGKNLIVTGFLAGLFGLEPSSLEGLIRSRFARRAELLASNLKSLYAGYEHATKKIEKRDPYFLTPVEKIPRLVLSGNDAIAAGALAAGCRFFAGYPITPASEILETMSKELPKLGGVSLQVEDEIAAIGMAAGASFGGLKSMTATSGPGLSLMSEFLGWVSMSETPCVIVDSQRAGPSTGMPTKLEQADLNHALYAGHGDFPRIVMAAGSVEDAFFRIIDAFNLSEKYQMPAIFLSDQSLSHRTESMLKPDLSRIHVEDRLRPTAEQLKDYRRYAVTESGASPMSAPGMAGGAYVAPGLEHDEKGHVDTPLQSHIIMMPKRFRKLDGARKDMGQLSRHGAADATIGVIGWGSTEGVIQEAVDRANASGHKVAALHPKLLSPLQVDDLRKFMDSVEHVIVPEVNYSGQFAHYLRSILGDSVVQLNKYGGLPFTPGEIFKKIEEVARNGNQRGNSHR from the coding sequence ATGGAAAAGAACGAGATCATCATCCGACTGGCTGGCGAAGGTGGCGAGGGCGTCATCTCCACCGGCGACATCTTCACTCAGGGCGCCGCGCGCACCGGCTATCACGTCTTCACCTTCCGCACCTATCCCGCCGAGATCAAGGGCGGCCACGCCTGGTACCAGGTGCGGGTGGGAGCGTACCCCGTCCTCTCGATGGGCGATGGCGTGGACGTGATGGTGGCGTTCAACGCCGAGGGCTATTATAACCACAAGCACCTCATCAACAAGGGCGGCGTGCTCATTTACGACCCGGACACGGTCACTCCGGAAGAGAGCAGCTCCGTCATTGCGTATGGCATTCCCTTCAACACCATCGCACGCAAGGAACTGGATTTCTTCCGCGGGAAAAACCTCATCGTCACTGGCTTTCTGGCCGGACTTTTTGGCCTGGAGCCTTCGTCTCTGGAGGGGCTCATCCGTAGCCGGTTCGCCCGCCGCGCTGAGCTTCTGGCGAGTAACCTCAAGTCTCTGTACGCAGGATACGAGCACGCCACCAAAAAGATAGAGAAGCGCGACCCCTACTTTCTCACACCTGTCGAGAAGATACCGCGGCTGGTGCTGAGCGGCAACGACGCCATCGCCGCCGGCGCTCTGGCCGCGGGCTGCAGGTTCTTCGCCGGTTATCCCATTACCCCGGCGTCCGAGATTCTGGAGACGATGTCGAAGGAGCTGCCCAAGCTCGGTGGCGTCAGCCTCCAGGTCGAGGATGAGATCGCGGCCATCGGCATGGCGGCGGGCGCCTCATTCGGGGGCCTCAAGTCCATGACCGCCACCTCCGGCCCCGGCCTGTCGCTGATGAGCGAGTTCCTGGGTTGGGTCAGCATGTCGGAGACGCCGTGCGTCATCGTTGACTCGCAGCGCGCGGGCCCCAGCACGGGTATGCCGACAAAGCTGGAGCAGGCGGACCTGAACCATGCTCTTTACGCCGGTCACGGTGATTTCCCACGCATCGTCATGGCGGCCGGGTCGGTGGAGGACGCCTTCTTCCGCATCATTGACGCGTTCAACCTGTCCGAGAAGTACCAGATGCCCGCCATCTTTCTCTCGGACCAGTCCCTGTCGCATCGCACCGAGTCTATGCTCAAGCCGGACCTCTCCCGCATCCACGTGGAGGACAGGCTCAGGCCCACCGCCGAACAGCTCAAGGATTACCGGCGCTACGCGGTGACGGAGAGTGGGGCCTCGCCCATGTCCGCCCCCGGCATGGCTGGCGGCGCTTATGTGGCGCCCGGCCTGGAGCACGACGAGAAGGGCCACGTGGACACGCCCCTTCAGTCGCACATCATCATGATGCCCAAGCGCTTCCGCAAGCTGGACGGCGCCAGGAAGGACATGGGACAGCTCTCGCGGCACGGCGCGGCGGACGCTACGATTGGCGTCATTGGCTGGGGTTCGACGGAGGGTGTGATACAGGAGGCCGTGGACCGGGCGAACGCCAGCGGCCATAAGGTGGCTGCTCTCCATCCCAAGCTCCTCAGCCCTCTGCAGGTGGACGACCTGAGGAAGTTCATGGACTCAGTGGAGCATGTTATCGTGCCGGAGGTGAACTACAGCGGTCAGTTCGCGCACTACCTCCGGTCCATCCTTGGCGACAGCGTCGTGCAGCTCAACAAGTACGGAGGGCTCCCGTTCACGCCGGGGGAGATCTTCAAGAAGATAGAAGAGGTGGCGAGAAATGGTAACCAGCGCGGTA